One Setaria italica strain Yugu1 chromosome I, Setaria_italica_v2.0, whole genome shotgun sequence DNA window includes the following coding sequences:
- the LOC101773154 gene encoding uncharacterized protein LOC101773154, translated as MEAAAAAPHLLHCGGFGRVAHLPALPGRRRRRGQQLPRVRAVATEPKPSTSTSSSRPRTRNDLSNTRFGGVSKEIQRVRKQMEQDEQLATLMRGLRGQNLRDEQFADDNVRLRLVEVETAGNNEGLPLVYSPEIISAYWGKRPRAVATRVVQLLSVAGGFISHLISDLINKKLKENEVARAIELREIVTSLGPAYIKLGQALSIRPDILSPAAMTELQKLCDKVPSFPDDIAMALLEEELGQPWQAIYSELSPSPIAAASLGQVYKGRLKETGELVAVKVQRPFVLETVTIDLFIIRNLGLVLRRFPQVSIDVVGLVDEWAARFFEELDYVNEGENGAYFAEMMKEDLPQVVVPKTYDKYTSRKVLTTQWIEGEKLSQSTEDDVGSLVSVGVICYLKQLLDTGFFHADPHPGNMIRTPDGKLAILDFGLVTKLTDDQKYGMIEAIAHLIHRDYDAIVKDFVKLGFIPEGVNLDPILPVLAKVFDQALEGGGAKNINFQELAADLAQITFDYPFRIPPYFALIIRAIGVLEGIALVGDPEFAIVDEAYPYIAQRLLTDESPRLRSALRYTIYGKTGVFDAERFIDVMQAFENFIRAAKSGGGENLKGNMAELADIGAQPSTSLVPVFPMAIAQPEQPVKARAALAFLLSERGNFFREFILDEIVKAIDAVSREQLIQIAASFGIGNATPVFSMVPVRARALLPTITEEDRVILNNVEKVVKFLTSGTATPTVSGDVNMVSVVQELLPVLPGISSKILPDVLSRLSSRVFARLIREAFL; from the exons atggaggccgcggcggcggcgccgcatcTCCTGCACTGCGGCGGCTTCGGTCGCGTCGCGCACCTCCCGGCGCTCCCGggtcgacgccgacgccgaggacAGCAGCTCCCCCGGGTCCGCGCGGTCGCCACGGAGCCGAAGccgtccacctccacctcctcctctcgcccCAGGACCCGTAATGATCTCTCCAACACC AGGTTCGGTGGGGTGTCCAAGGAGATTCAGCGCGTGCGCAAGCAGATGGAGCAGGACGAGCAGCTCGCCACGCTCATGCGTGGCCTCCGCGGCCAGAACCTCCGCGACGAGCAGTTCGCCGACGACAATGTCCGCCTTCGCCTCGTCGAG GTAGAGACTGCGGGCAACAATGAGGGGCTGCCACTTGTGTATAGCCCAGAAATCATATCAGCCTACTGGGGTAAGCGTCCAAGGGCTGTCGCCACTCGAGTTGTGCAGTTGCTGTCTGTTGCTGGTGGTTTCATCTCACATCTCATATCCGATCTTATTAACAAGAAACTCAAGGAG AATGAAGTAGCTCGTGCTATTGAACTGAGGGAAATTGTGACATCTCTGGGTCCTGCTTACATCAAGCTTGGACAAGCGCTAAGTATACGGCCAGATATTCTGTCACCTGCAGCGATGACTGAGTTGCAGAAATTATGTGATAAG GTTCCTTCATTCCCAGATGATATAGCAATGGCTCTTCTGGAAGAAGAACTTGGTCAGCCTTGGCAAGCAATCTACTCTGAGTTATCCCCCTCCCCAATTGCTGCAG CATCTTTGGGACAGGTATATAAAGGACGCTTGAAAGAAACCGGAGAATTGGTAGCTGTCAAAGTGCAGAGACCATTTGTACTTGAGACTGTCACCATCGATTTATTCATCATTAGAAACTTGGGTTTGGTACTCAGGAGATTTCCACAG GTCTCCATTGATGTTGTTGGCCTGGTAGATGAGTGGGCTGCTCGATTTTTTGAAGAACTTGATTATGTAAATGAAGGGGAAAATGGCGCCTACTTTGCTGAAATGATGAAAGAAGATCTGCCACAG GTTGTTGTCCCAAAGACTTacgataagtacacatctaggAAAGTTCTTACCACACAATGGATAGAGGGAGAGAAGCTTTCACAAAGTACAGAGGATGATGTTGGGTCATTGGTCAGTGTTGGAGTCATATGCTACCTGAAACAG TTGCTTGATACTGGATTCTTCCATGCTGATCCACATCCAGGCAATATGATTAGAACACCTGATGGAAAGCTGGCTATTCTTGATTTTG GGCTTGTAACAAAACTGACAGATGATCAGAAGTATGGAATGATTGAAGCAATTGCTCACCTTATTCATCGTGATTATGATGCAATTGTCAAGGACTTTGTGAAGCTTGGTTTCATCCCTGAGGGAGTTAACTTGGATCCAATCTTGCCTGTACTGGCCAAGGTTTTTGATCAGGCACTTGAAGGAGGCGGTGCCAAGAATATTAACTTTCAAGAATTGGCAGCGGATCTAGCACAGATTACTTTTGATTATCCATTCAGGATACCTCCGTATTTTGCTTTGATTATTAGAGCCATTGGAGTATTAGAAGGTATAGCTTTGGTGGGAGATCCTGAATTCGCCATTGTGGATGAAGCATACCCATATATTGCTCAG AGGCTACTAACAGATGAATCACCACGGCTAAGGAGTGCCTTGCGTTACACAATATACGGCAAAACTGGTGTTTTCGATGCAGAAAGGTTCATTGATGTTATGCAAGCTTTCGAGAATTTTATTCGTGCAGCAAAGAGCGGGGGTGGGGAGAACTTGAAGGGAAACATGGCTGAGCTCGCTGATATAGGAGCTCAACCTAGCACCAGTTTGGTTCCTGTATTTCCAATGGCCATAGCCCAGCCTGAGCAGCCAGTTAAAGCTCGTGCAGCTCTTGCTTTTCTACTCTCTGAGAGGGGGAACTTCTTTCGGGAGTTCATTCTTGATGAG ATCGTCAAAGCCATTGATGCCGTTTCAAGGGAGCAATTAATACAGATTGCTGCATCTTTCGGGATAGGAAACGCGACCCCTGTTTTTAGCATGGTTCCTGTTAGGGCCAGAGCGTTGCTTCCAACAATCACAGAGGAAGACAGAGTCATCTTGAACAATGTCGAGAAGGTTGTGAAGTTCCTAACATCTGGGACTGCAACTCCAACCGTGAGTGGG GACGTAAACATGGTGTCTGTAGTCCAAGAACTTCTTCCTGTGTTGCCAGGCATCTCATCGAAGATCCTACCCGATGTCTTGAGCCGGTTGTCATCACGAGTATTTGCACGGTTGATCAGAGAGGCATTTTTGTAA
- the LOC101773831 gene encoding uncharacterized protein LOC101773831, whose translation MDGQPNWRAGTAASRLSYKNVTIAVCAFNLLVAALLLHNYFSSWTRIAGGDQFDSAQLRYIWESEELRRAMEPVDLIRRVKEIEQEAYGEHGMATQDPKQTAAVDLSNRLKDLRAGNDGSSQKALEEWRKRKMERARQRAIEKNGTSSVKTR comes from the exons ATGGACGGCCAGCCTAATTGGAGAGCGGGGACGGCGGCCTCGAGGCTGTCGTACAAGAACGTCACCATCGCCGTGTGCGCCTTTAACCTCCTCGTTGCTGCCCTCCTCCTTCACAACTACTTCTCGTCTTGGACGCGCATCGCAGGCGGCGACCAGTTCGATTCTG CTCAGCTTCGGTATATATGGGAATCTGAAGAGTTGCGTCGGGCTATGGAACCTGTGGATTTGATTAGAAGA GTGAAGGAAATTGAGCAAGAAGCTTATGGTGAGCATGGCATGGCAACACAAGATCCTAAGCAAACTGCTGCTGTTGATTTATCAAATAGGCTGAAAGATTTGAGGGCGGGGAATGATGGCAGCAGCCAAAAAG CCCTTGAAGAATGGCGTAAACGGAAGATGGAGCGTGCAAGGCAACGAGCGATAGAAAAGAATGGGACATCCAGTGTGAAAACACGATGA
- the LOC101774513 gene encoding NADH dehydrogenase [ubiquinone] 1 alpha subcomplex subunit 9, mitochondrial produces the protein MQSAAWRRHLLDHHLSPSTSAAIAAFRSASQPGLTPQGLCGADGARCMSSARAPAVEGSGYLVRKGTGGRSSVSGIVATVFGATGFLGRYLVQQLAKMGSQVLVPFRGSEDSHRHLKIMGDLGQIVPMKYNPRDVDSIKAVMAKSNVVVNLIGREYETRNYSFEEVNHHMAGQLAMIAKEHGGIMRFIQVSCLGASPSSESKMLRAKAAGEESILKEFPEATIMRPATMIGTEDRILNRWAQFAKNWGFLPLVGGGSSKIQPVYVIDVAAAIVNSLKDDGTSMGKIYELGGPEIYTVHELAELMYETIREWPRYVNVPLPVARAIASPREMLLNKVPFPLPTPSIFNLDQINAFSVDNLVSEDALTFEDLGIMPQKLKGYPVEYLLSYRKGGPAFGSTVSEKMRSSEM, from the exons ATGCAGTCGGCGGCGTGGAGGCGTCACCTCCTCGACCACCACCTCTCCCCTTCCACCTCggccgccatcgctgccttcAGATCCGCCTCCCAGCCTGGGCTCACTCCCCAAG GGCTGTGTGGAGCGGATGGCGCGAGGTGCATGTCGTCCGCGAGGGCGCCGGCGGTCGAGGGGTCGGGGTATCTCGTCCGCAAGGGCACCGGAGGGAGGTCTTCTGTGAG TGGAATTGTAGCTACTGTGTTTGGAGCTACTGGGTTCCTTGGACGCTATCTTGTGCAACAACTTG CCAAGATGGGATCTCAAGTGCTTGTCCCGTTCAGAGGCTCTGAGGATTCTCACCGCCACCTGAAGATTATGGGTGACTTGGGTCAG ATTGTGCCGATGAAATACAATCCAAGAGATGTTGATTCAATTAAGGCTGTTATGGCCAAGTCAAATGTGGTTGTTAACCTCATAG GACGAGAGTATGAAACAAGGAACTACAGCTTCGAAGAAGTAAACCATCATATGGCTGGGCAACTTGCAATG ATTGCTAAGGAGCATGGGGGTATCATGAGATTTATCCAGGTTTCTTGCCTAGGGGCATCACCCTCTTCTGAATCTAAAATGTTGAGGGCAAAAGCTGCAGGAGAGGAATCGATCTTGAAAGAATTTCCTGAG GCTACGATCATGAGGCCTGCAACCATGATTGGCACAGAAGATCGAATTTTGAACAGATGGGCACAATTTGCGAAGAATTGGGGTTTCCTCCCGCTTGTTGGTGGTGGATCTTCAAA GATTCAGCCTGTTTATGTAAtagatgttgctgctgctattGTAAACTCCCTCAAGGATGATGGCACTAGCATGGGAAAGATATACGAACTCGGGGGACCTGAAATTTACACCGTCCATGAACTG GCTGAGCTGATGTATGAGACAATCCGTGAATGGCCACGATATGTCAATGTTCCACTTCCTGTTGCAAGG GCTATTGCTTCGCCAAGGGAAATGTTGCTGAACAAAGTGCCATTTCCCCTGCCAACCCCTTCCATTTTCAACCTAGATCAGATCAACGCATTCTCTGTGGACAACCTCGTGTCTGAAGATG CTCTCACTTTCGAAGACCTTGGCATCATGCCTCAGAAGCTGAAGGGGTACCCTGTGGAGTACCTCTTGTCTTACCGGAAGGGCGGGCCGGCTTTTGGTTCAACCGTGAGCGAGAAGATGAGGAGCTCCGAGATGTAG